One window of Dysgonomonas mossii genomic DNA carries:
- the scpA gene encoding methylmalonyl-CoA mutase, with protein MKPNFKNIDINSSGFVATDATKWAADNGIEADWMTPELIPVKSVYTKEDLEGMEHLNYASGIPPFLRGPYSGMYAMRPWTIRQYAGFSTAAESNAFYRRNLASGQKGLSVAFDLATHRGYDADHPRVVGDVGKAGVSICSVEDMKVLFEGIPLNQMSVSMTMNGAVLPVLAFYINAGLEQGAKLEEMAGTIQNDILKEFMVRNTYIYPPEFSMKIIADIFEYTSQKMPKFNSISISGYHMQEAGATADIELAYTLADGMEYLKAGIDAGIDVDAFAPRLSFFWAIGMNHFMEIAKMRAGRLLWAKIVKSFGAKNPKSLALRTHSQTSGWSLTEQDPFNNVGRTCIEAMASALGHTQSLHTNALDEAIALPTDFSARIARNTQIYIQEETQICKEIDPWAGSYYVETLTNELVHKAWDLIQEVQKLGGMAKAIETGLPKMRIEEAAARTQARIDSGQQAIIGINKYRLEKEDPIDILDVDNTEVRRQQIERLNDLKSKRDNEAVKKALAAITECVKTKKGNLLELAVEAARLRATLGEISDACEEIVGRYKAVIRTISGVYSSESKKDPTFHEAKTLVEEFAKKEGRQPRIMIAKMGQDGHDRGAKVVATGYADCGFDVDMGPLFQTPEEAARQAVENDVNVLGVSSLAAGHKTLVPQVIDELKKLGREDIIVIAGGVIPAQDYDFLYKSGVAAIFGPGTSVTKAAVQILHILLAE; from the coding sequence ATGAAACCTAATTTCAAAAACATTGATATCAACAGTTCGGGTTTTGTTGCTACAGACGCTACAAAATGGGCTGCTGATAATGGTATAGAAGCTGACTGGATGACACCCGAACTCATTCCGGTTAAGTCTGTTTATACAAAAGAAGATTTGGAAGGGATGGAGCATCTTAACTATGCTTCAGGTATTCCTCCATTCTTGCGTGGACCATACTCGGGTATGTACGCTATGCGTCCTTGGACAATCCGTCAGTACGCAGGGTTCTCTACTGCTGCTGAGTCGAATGCATTCTATCGTCGTAACTTGGCTTCGGGTCAAAAAGGTCTTTCTGTTGCGTTTGACCTTGCCACACACCGTGGATACGATGCCGACCATCCTCGTGTAGTGGGTGACGTTGGTAAAGCCGGGGTGTCTATTTGCTCGGTAGAAGATATGAAGGTTTTGTTTGAAGGTATTCCATTGAATCAGATGTCAGTATCTATGACAATGAATGGTGCGGTACTTCCTGTTCTTGCATTCTATATCAATGCAGGATTGGAGCAAGGTGCTAAGCTGGAAGAAATGGCGGGTACTATACAAAATGATATTCTTAAAGAATTTATGGTGCGTAATACATATATCTATCCACCGGAATTCTCAATGAAAATTATCGCTGACATCTTCGAATATACATCTCAGAAGATGCCTAAGTTCAACTCAATATCTATCTCGGGTTATCACATGCAGGAAGCGGGAGCTACTGCCGACATCGAGTTAGCATATACGCTTGCCGATGGTATGGAATACCTTAAAGCAGGTATCGATGCAGGTATCGACGTAGATGCGTTTGCCCCTCGCTTGTCATTCTTCTGGGCTATTGGTATGAACCACTTTATGGAGATTGCCAAAATGCGTGCCGGACGTCTTTTGTGGGCTAAGATTGTGAAGAGCTTTGGTGCTAAAAATCCGAAGTCTCTCGCATTGCGTACTCACTCTCAGACATCAGGATGGTCGTTGACAGAGCAAGACCCTTTCAACAACGTTGGACGTACTTGTATCGAAGCTATGGCTTCTGCTTTGGGACACACTCAGTCTTTGCACACAAATGCATTGGATGAGGCTATCGCATTGCCTACCGACTTCTCTGCTCGTATTGCACGTAATACTCAGATATACATTCAGGAAGAAACTCAAATATGTAAAGAGATCGACCCTTGGGCTGGTTCTTATTATGTGGAAACACTAACAAACGAACTTGTGCATAAGGCTTGGGATTTGATTCAGGAAGTTCAAAAACTGGGTGGTATGGCTAAGGCTATCGAAACAGGTCTTCCTAAGATGCGTATCGAAGAAGCTGCTGCTCGTACTCAGGCTAGAATCGACTCTGGTCAGCAAGCAATTATTGGTATCAACAAGTATCGCCTCGAAAAAGAAGATCCTATCGATATTCTTGATGTTGACAATACCGAAGTGCGTCGTCAACAGATCGAACGTTTGAACGACTTGAAGTCTAAACGTGACAACGAAGCTGTGAAGAAAGCGTTAGCTGCTATCACAGAATGTGTGAAAACGAAGAAAGGTAACCTGTTGGAGCTTGCAGTTGAAGCTGCGCGCTTGCGTGCTACTTTAGGAGAAATCTCCGATGCTTGCGAAGAGATTGTTGGACGTTATAAAGCAGTAATCAGAACTATATCAGGCGTGTATTCATCAGAAAGTAAAAAAGACCCAACATTCCATGAAGCGAAGACACTTGTGGAAGAGTTTGCAAAGAAAGAAGGTCGTCAACCACGTATCATGATTGCCAAGATGGGTCAGGACGGACACGACCGTGGTGCAAAAGTTGTAGCTACAGGTTATGCTGACTGCGGATTCGACGTAGATATGGGACCATTGTTCCAAACTCCGGAAGAAGCTGCCCGTCAGGCTGTAGAAAACGACGTAAATGTACTTGGTGTTTCGTCTCTTGCTGCCGGTCACAAAACTCTTGTGCCTCAGGTTATAGACGAGCTTAAGAAACTTGGTAGAGAAGATATCATCGTTATTGCAGGAGGTGTAATCCCTGCTCAAGACTATGACTTCTTGTATAAATCGGGTGTGGCTGCTATTTTTGGTCCTGGTACATCAGTAACCAAAGCGGCTGTACAGATTTTACATATTTTGCTAGCTGAGTAA
- a CDS encoding CPBP family intramembrane glutamic endopeptidase, with the protein MKKLAGAILVAIVFWFVMFSQWTSPHINFWYVMLAAAGTLTALSFLFRKDWKAEFSFNIKDVALGVGSAIVLWGVFYLGNAISGMLFDFAHPQVSDVYAMKDGQSKLFLALALLFWIGPAEEIFWRGYVQRSLSESKLGSMKAYIITTLIYAFVHIWAFNFMLFMAAFICGAFWGFIYMKNRNLLTVLISHAIWDVAVFILFPIS; encoded by the coding sequence ATGAAAAAACTTGCAGGTGCAATCCTGGTAGCAATAGTCTTTTGGTTTGTAATGTTTTCGCAATGGACAAGCCCGCATATCAATTTCTGGTATGTTATGCTTGCTGCCGCAGGAACACTTACAGCTTTGAGCTTTCTGTTTAGAAAAGACTGGAAAGCCGAGTTCTCATTCAATATAAAAGATGTTGCTTTGGGTGTTGGCTCTGCAATCGTATTATGGGGAGTTTTCTATTTAGGTAATGCAATCTCCGGAATGCTTTTCGATTTTGCTCATCCGCAAGTAAGCGATGTGTATGCCATGAAAGACGGGCAAAGCAAATTGTTTCTTGCATTGGCTCTATTGTTTTGGATAGGTCCTGCCGAAGAAATCTTTTGGCGTGGATATGTTCAACGTTCATTGAGCGAAAGCAAACTCGGAAGTATGAAAGCATATATTATAACAACACTTATCTATGCCTTTGTGCATATATGGGCGTTCAATTTTATGCTTTTTATGGCTGCCTTTATATGTGGGGCTTTTTGGGGATTCATATATATGAAAAACAGAAACTTGCTGACAGTGCTTATATCCCATGCTATTTGGGATGTGGCTGTTTTCATTTTATTTCCTATATCGTAA